The genomic stretch CAGTCGGGCTGCACCTGCGGCGGTCCGCGCGTGAACTGGGGCAACAAGTCGGACTATCGCGTCGTGCGCATCGCGCCGCAGCCGTGCCCGTAATCAGGCCGGCGTGTGCCGCTCCAGCAGCTCCGTGACGCGGCGAATGAGCTGCTGCATGGTGACGGTGCCCAGGAACCGCTTCTGGGCATCCGTGACAGCCACCGGGTCATAGAGCGCCTCGGGCGCGCGTTCCATGGCCAGCCGCGCCAGGGTGGTGAGCGCCATCCGGTCCTCGACGATGAGCGGCGCCACCTGCGCCGCGCCCTTCGTGGCCGTCACGCGCCGCAACACCAGCGCCTCCAGCCGCTCGCCATGCAGCACGGCGACGTGGTCCACGTCGGCCTTCTGCTGGAAGAACCGCTCCAGTTCCTCTGTCGGCACGGGCCGCTCCACGCAGACGCGGCGGATGACGATGCTGCCCACCGTGTCGTCGTCCTCGTCCTCGCGGAAGTCGAGCGCGCGCATGGCTTCATGCCGCCGCGCCTCGAACTCAACGCTGGGGAGCACGGGCACGGGCGCGGGGCGGGCCACCAGGTAGCCCTGCGCGTGCCGGATGCCCAGCCGCAGCAGTACGGCCAGCTCGTCCCAGGTCTCCACACCTTCGGCAATCAGCGTCGCGTTGACGCTGGCCGCGAAGGCCACCAGCGACTTCACCAGGTGCTGCTGATAGCTGTGCCGGTGGATGTCCCGCACCAGCGCCTGGTCCAGCTTGATGAACTGCGGCGCGCTGTTCACCAGCGTCACCAACCCGGAGTGCCCCGCGCCGAAGTCATCCAACGCGATGCCGAAGCCCAGCGCCGAACACTGTCGCGTCAGCCGCTGCAGCAACGCGTTGTCCTCGAAGGCCGCCTTCTCCGTGATTTCGAGCACCAGGTTCTTCGGATTCAGTCCGTAGCGCGCGAGCAGCTCCTCCGTGGAGCCATCCCCGAAGCGCGGGTCGCTCAGCACATCCGGGCTGACGTTGAAGAAGAAGGGCGCGCTGCGTTGCGCCTCCGGCAGCGTGGAGATGCAGCGCAGCGCGGACGTCCAGCACGCGCGCTCCAGCTCCCACGTGTAGCCTTCCAATCGCGCTTGCGTGAAGAGCACGTGCGGCTCGCGGAACTCGCCCGGTCCCCGCGAGAGCACTTCGTGCCCGATGACCTCACCACGCAGCAAGTCCACGATGGGCTGAAACACCGAGGTGACGCTCGGCTCGTCACCTTTCCACAGCCAGGCGGGGGCTGGTGCGGAGGAGAGGGGCAGGCTCATGTGTGGAAATTGTAGCCGAACCCACCGCAGGCTCCATGCCCTCCCGGAAAGAAGGTGCAGGGCCGTATGTCACGGCGTGGCAATTCGCCAGGACCGGAACCCGTCGCTCAGGACTCGCGGACCCTCGGCTGCTCGCCTGCTGGGCCAGCCGCGAGGCTTTCCTCCCCCTCCGCCTGTCTGGCTTCCAACGAAGGCGAGTGCATGGAAGCCCCTTGAATCATTGAAGATACGTCCTCCATGGCTTGGGCCTCCTCCCACTGAAGGGAGGAGAGGGTGCGGAAGCGGCGCGCCAGGGCGGACAGCTCCGCGGCCTTGAGCTGGGCCTGTCCGCTGCGGAGGGACAACAGGGCCACGCGGGCCCGTTCCAGTTGGGCCACCTCCACCCTCAGGCGGGCGAGGATGCGCTCGCGCCGGTGTTTCAGGGCGCCCAGCCGCTCCACCTCCTCGCCCAGGGAGGCCGCGGCCAGTTCGAGCTGGCGCCGGGCGACGGCATCCGTGCTGGCGCGGGCGCTGCGCTCCAAATCGTCGCGCTCGGCCTGGAGGTCCGCTTGCGCGCGCTCCTCGATTTGGGCCTCCACGCCCGCCCATTCGGACGCGAGCTCCGCCGCGTCGCGCGTCATCTTCCCCAGGGTGCGCGCCAGCTCCTCGCGCGCGGGCTCACGCGGGAGCCTCGCCAGGGACTGGCCACATTGCCGATACAGGTTCAGCGCCCGTTCGGTCAGCGCATGGAAGTCACCGGCGAGCTGCGGCAGCAGTGCCTCCACGCGCGCCTCCACCGGGTCGGCGGACAGCGCGAGGTGCGCGGCCACCGCGCTCAGTCCCACGAAGAGGCCCAGGATGCCGCCCGCCGCGCCCGCGCCCAACAGCGCCGGCGCGGCCAGGTCCGCCAGTCGCGCGGAGAAGACGCGGGACACCTCCATGCCGCCCAGCGTCAATCCCGCGCACAGCGCCGCGCCCAGTCCGAAGTGGAAGAGGGTGGGGCGGGCTTCCGCCACCTGGCCATTCTCCCCGCGCTCACTGAGCCGCGAGCGCACCAGCAGCGCCCCCGCCGCCGCCGCGCTGAACGCCACCGTCCAGCCAGGGGCCATGCCCAGGGCATAGGGCAGCGCGGTGAGGAGCAC from Myxococcus xanthus encodes the following:
- a CDS encoding EAL domain-containing protein encodes the protein MSLPLSSAPAPAWLWKGDEPSVTSVFQPIVDLLRGEVIGHEVLSRGPGEFREPHVLFTQARLEGYTWELERACWTSALRCISTLPEAQRSAPFFFNVSPDVLSDPRFGDGSTEELLARYGLNPKNLVLEITEKAAFEDNALLQRLTRQCSALGFGIALDDFGAGHSGLVTLVNSAPQFIKLDQALVRDIHRHSYQQHLVKSLVAFAASVNATLIAEGVETWDELAVLLRLGIRHAQGYLVARPAPVPVLPSVEFEARRHEAMRALDFREDEDDDTVGSIVIRRVCVERPVPTEELERFFQQKADVDHVAVLHGERLEALVLRRVTATKGAAQVAPLIVEDRMALTTLARLAMERAPEALYDPVAVTDAQKRFLGTVTMQQLIRRVTELLERHTPA